In Gossypium arboreum isolate Shixiya-1 chromosome 5, ASM2569848v2, whole genome shotgun sequence, a single genomic region encodes these proteins:
- the LOC108481060 gene encoding uncharacterized protein LOC108481060 isoform X3 — translation MDKKRSNPMEWLNQMVGEPYYFFHFLSFFSYFIVRSSASNVLSPQITQLLFYREIQAVLAFFMLIAYKMAREETWEAFIADTLFVGKIFLIALTLIMDYHVTLWYFVVFSVIYVLTQQPPYEELGSASKLTPLQLEALLTEGNTSRFWLVEFRASFSSSCRRASRCFPELSIIYSNKNLSFGIVDLGLFPNAAEKFGISPGGSMGQLPTYILFENAIEVSRFPEFNFEATPTPPITKLTPHVQDTC, via the exons ATGGACAAGAAACGAAGTAATCCAATGGAGTGGTTGAATCAAATGGTAGGAGAGCCGTATTATTTCTTCCATTTCCTATCTTTCTTCTCTTATTTCATCGTTCGGAGCTCTGCTTCTAATGTCCTCTCCCCTCAAATCACTCAACTTCTCTTTTATAGG GAAATTCAAGCGGTTTTGGCCTTCTTTATGCTGATTGCATACAAG ATGGCAAGAGAAGAAACATGGGAGGCTTTCATTGCTGATACATTGTTTGTTGGAAAG ATCTTTCTAATTGCCCTTACTCTAATAATGGACTATCACGTGACTTTGTGGTATTTTGTGGTGTTTTCAG TGATATATGTTTTAACACAGCAACCTCCTTACGAAGAGCTTG GTTCTGCAAGTAAACTGACACCATTGCAATTGGAAGCCTTGCTAACTGAAGGGAACACATCAAGATTTTGGCTG GTAGAATTTCGTGCCTCATTTTCATCCAGTTGCAGACGTGCCAGTCGCTGCTTTCCCGAGCTGTCAATCAT ATACTCAAACAAAAATCTGTCATTCGGAATAGTTGACCTTGGACTTTTCCCAAATGCTGCAGAAAAATTCGGAATATCTCCTGGAG GGAGCATGGGACAGCTTCCTACATATATACTATTTGAAAACGCTATCGAGGTTTCACGCTTTCCCGAGTTCAATTTTGAAGCAACACCTACACCTCCTATAACCAAA TTGACACCCCATGTTCAAGATACTTGCTAG
- the LOC108481060 gene encoding uncharacterized protein LOC108481060 isoform X1: MDKKRSNPMEWLNQMVGEPYYFFHFLSFFSYFIVRSSASNVLSPQITQLLFYREIQAVLAFFMLIAYKMAREETWEAFIADTLFVGKIFLIALTLIMDYHVTLWYFVVFSVIYVLTQQPPYEELGSASKLTPLQLEALLTEGNTSRFWLVEFRASFSSSCRRASRCFPELSIIYSNKNLSFGIVDLGLFPNAAEKFGISPGGSMGQLPTYILFENAIEVSRFPEFNFEATPTPPITKVMCFCCQCIVQDAKILTRFSNATTAASCSPF; the protein is encoded by the exons ATGGACAAGAAACGAAGTAATCCAATGGAGTGGTTGAATCAAATGGTAGGAGAGCCGTATTATTTCTTCCATTTCCTATCTTTCTTCTCTTATTTCATCGTTCGGAGCTCTGCTTCTAATGTCCTCTCCCCTCAAATCACTCAACTTCTCTTTTATAGG GAAATTCAAGCGGTTTTGGCCTTCTTTATGCTGATTGCATACAAG ATGGCAAGAGAAGAAACATGGGAGGCTTTCATTGCTGATACATTGTTTGTTGGAAAG ATCTTTCTAATTGCCCTTACTCTAATAATGGACTATCACGTGACTTTGTGGTATTTTGTGGTGTTTTCAG TGATATATGTTTTAACACAGCAACCTCCTTACGAAGAGCTTG GTTCTGCAAGTAAACTGACACCATTGCAATTGGAAGCCTTGCTAACTGAAGGGAACACATCAAGATTTTGGCTG GTAGAATTTCGTGCCTCATTTTCATCCAGTTGCAGACGTGCCAGTCGCTGCTTTCCCGAGCTGTCAATCAT ATACTCAAACAAAAATCTGTCATTCGGAATAGTTGACCTTGGACTTTTCCCAAATGCTGCAGAAAAATTCGGAATATCTCCTGGAG GGAGCATGGGACAGCTTCCTACATATATACTATTTGAAAACGCTATCGAGGTTTCACGCTTTCCCGAGTTCAATTTTGAAGCAACACCTACACCTCCTATAACCAAAGTAATGTGTTTTTGTTGCCAGTGCATAGTACAAGATGCAAAGATACTTACTAGATTTTCTAATGCTACTACTG CGGCTTCTTGCTCGCCATTTTGA
- the LOC108459756 gene encoding homeobox-leucine zipper protein ATHB-8-like, with amino-acid sequence MMAVTSSCKEGTKIAMDNGKYVRYTPEQVEALERLYHECPKPSSMRRQQLIRECPILSNIEPKQIKVWFQNRRCREKQRKEASRLQAVNRKLTAMNKLLMEENDRLQKQVSQLVYENSYFRQQTQNTTLATTDTSCESVVTSGQHHLTPQHPPRDASPAGLLSIAEETLTEFLSKATGTAVEWVQMPGMKPGPDSIGIVAISHGRSGVAARACGLVGLDPTRVAEILKDRPSWYRDCRAVDVINVLSTGNGGTIELLYMQLYAPTTLAPARDFWLLRYTSVMEDGSLVVCERSLNNTQNGPSMPPAANFVRAELLPSGYLIRPCEGGGSIIHIVDHMDLEPWSVPEVLRPLYESSTLLAQKTTMAALRHLRQISQEISQPNVTGWGRRPAALRALSQKLSKGFNEAVNGFADEGWSMLESDGVDDVTLLVNSSPSKMMGINLSYGNGFPSMGNAILCAKASMLLQNVPPAILLRFLREHRSEWADSGIDAYSAAAVKAGPCGLPVARGGSFGGQVILPLAHTIEHEEFMEVIKLENMGHYREDMIMPGDIFLLQLCSGVDENAVGTCAELIFAPIDASFSDDAPIIPSGFRIIPLDSGMDASSPNRTLDLASTLEVGAAGNRSTGDNSGRNGSTKSVMTIAFQFVYEIHLQENVATMARQYVRSIIASVQRVALALSPSNFGSHAGFRTPPGTPEAQTLARWICQSYRCYLGVELLEYEGSESILKTLWHHTDAVLCCSLKALPVFTFANQAGLDMLETTLVALQDISLEKIFDDNGRKALFAEFPQVMQQGFMCLQGGICLSSMGRPISYERAVAWKVVNDEENAHCICFMFVNWSFV; translated from the exons ATGATGGCGGTGACCTCATCCTGCAAAGAAGGGACCAAGATAGCTATGGATAATGGCAAGTATGTGAGGTATACGCCCGAGCAAGTCGAAGCTTTAGAACGTCTCTACCATGAGTGTCCTAAGCCTAGCTCCATGCGTCGTCAACAACTCATTCGTGAGTGCCCCATCCTCTCCAACATCGAGCCCAAACAGATTAAAGTTTGGTTCCAAAATCGCAG ATGTAGAGAAAAACAACGAAAAGAAGCATCACGCCTCCAAGCTGTGAATAGGAAGTTGACAGCTATGAATAAGCTGTTGATGGAGGAGAATGATAGGTTACAAAAGCAAGTTTCACAGCTTGTTTATGAAAACAGCTATTTCCGCCAACAGACTCAAAAT ACGACTTTAGCTACCACGGATACAAGTTGTGAATCAGTAGTGACGAGCGGTCAACACCATTTGACTCCTCAACATCCGCCAAGGGATGCCAGCCCTGCAGG ACTTTTGTCCATTGCAGAGGAAACTTTAACAGAGTTTCTTTCAAAGGCCACTGGAACTGCTGTCGAGTGGGTCCAAATGCCTGGGATGAAG CCTGGTCCGGATTCTATTGGAATCGTTGCTATTTCTCATGGTCGCAGTGGTGTGGCAGCACGTGCATGCGGACTTGTGGGACTAGATCCTACAAGA GTCGCTGAAATCCTTAAAGATCGGCCTTCATGGTATCGTGATTGCCGAGCTGTGGATGTTATAAACGTGTTGTCCACTGGAAATGGTGGAACCATTGAACTGCTTTATATGCAG CTCTATGCCCCAACAACACTGGCACCAGCTCGTGACTTTTGGTTGCTGCGTTATACATCTGTTATGGAGGACGGTAGTCTTGTG GTATGTGAAAGATCACTTAACAACACTCAGAATGGTCCAAGTATGCCGCCAGCCGCAAATTTCGTGAGAGCAGAATTATTGCCTAGTGGTTATCTGATTAGACCTTGTGAAGGGGGAGGATCCATCATTCACATAGTTGATCACATGGATTTGGAG CCTTGGAGTGTTCCCGAAGTGTTGCGCCCCCTTTACGAGTCCTCAACATTGCTTGCTCAAAAGACGACAATGGCG GCCTTGCGTCATTTGAGGCAGATTTCACAAGAAATATCTCAGCCAAATGTTACTGGCTGGGGGAGAAGACCTGCAGCCCTGCGTGCACTTAGTCAGAAATTGAGCAA GGGATTTAATGAGGCTGTTAATGGGTTTGCTGATGAAGGATGGTCCATGTTGGAAAGTGACGGTGTTGATGATGTTACCCTCCTTGTGAACTCATCTCCTAGCAAGATGATGGGCATAAATCTTTCTTACGGTAATGGATTTCCTTCAATGGGCAATGCAATTCTATGTGCCAAAGCATCCATGTTACTCCAG AATGTGCCTCCAGCCATACTACTCAGATTCCTGCGAGAACATCGATCAGAGTGGGCAGACAGTGGTATTGATGCTTACTCTGCTGCTGCTGTCAAAGCTGGTCCCTGTGGTTTGCCAGTAGCTCGAGGTGGAAGTTTTGGGGGTCAGGTCATTCTTCCACTAGCTCATACTATTGAGCATGAAGAG TTCATGGAGGTCATTAAGCTTGAAAATATGGGCCATTATCGAGAAGACATGATCATGCCTGGTGATATCTTCCTCTTGCAG CTTTGTAGTGGAGTTGATGAGAATGCAGTTGGGACTTGTGCTGAACTCATCTTTGCCCCCATTGATGCTTCATTCTCTGATGATGCGCCTATTATTCCTTCTGGTTTCCGCATCATCCCTCTTGATTCTGGAATG GATGCATCCAGTCCAAATCGTACACTTGATCTTGCCTCTACTCTTGAAGTTGGAGCTGCTGGAAACAGATCAACCGGTGATAACTCTGGTCGTAATGGAAGCACAAAATCTGTGATGACAATAGCATTCCAGTTTGTATATGAGATCCACCTTCAAGAAAATGTGGCAACCATGGCTCGACAGTATGTCCGTAGTATCATTGCCTCGGTTCAAAGGGTGGCATTGGCACTCTCTCCCTCCAACTTCGGCTCTCATGCTGGTTTTCGAACACCTCCTGGTACTCCTGAAGCACAGACACTTGCTCGTTGGATTTGTCAGAGCTATAG GTGTTATCTAGGAGTGGAGCTGCTTGAATACGAAGGAAGTGAATCCATTCTAAAAACGCTTTGGCATCACACTGATGCAGTTCTATGCTGCTCTTTGAAG GCACTACCAGTTTTCACATTTGCTAATCAAGCAGGACTGGACATGCTTGAAACAACCTTGGTAGCACTTCAGGACATAAGTTTGGAAAAGATTTTCGATGACAATGGACGAAAAGCCCTATTTGCAGAGTTCCCACAAGTAATGCAGCAG GGTTTTATGTGCCTTCAAGGTGGTATCTGCTTGTCAAGCATGGGGAGACCAATCTCCTATGAGAGAGCAGTGGCTTGGAAAGTGGTAAATGATGAAGAAAATGCTCACTGTATCTGCTTCATGTTCGTCAACTGGTCTTTTGTATGA
- the LOC108470554 gene encoding leucine-rich repeat receptor-like serine/threonine-protein kinase SKM1 has protein sequence MAKTGAQASPVVVFSMFMLFIVLFFSFVVSDNGKEVEILLSFKSSIYDPSGFLSNWDSSATFCQWHGVTCYNNLSHVDKLDLSAKNLTGKLVSSSIFHLPFIQTLNISNNQFYGEIPEDIFSSSSSSLRFLNLSNNNFTGQIPSGSIPGLEVLDLSNNMLSGKIPPEIGSFYSLKFLDLGGNFLVGEIPVSITNITSLQFLTLASNQLVGPIPHGLSKMKSLEWIYVGYNNLSGQIPEEIGMLTSLNHLDLVYNNLTGEIPSSLGNLSDLQYLFLYQNKLTGSIPDSIFGLKKLVSLDLSDNSLSGEISELVIHLQNLEILHLFGNIFTGKIPKALTSLPRLQVLQLWSNRLSGEIPESLGKNNNLTILDLSTNNLTGRIPDGLCSSGRLFKLILFSNSLESAIPKNLSTCTSLQRLRLQNNRLSGELSSEFTKLPLVYFLDVSNNDLSGNIGDQEWDMPALEMLSLAGNRFSGRLPNSFGSQKIEDLDLSGNGFSGTIPRSFGSLTELMQFSLSGNKLIGEIPKELSSCKKLVSLDLSHNQLSGQIPSGFAEMPVLSQLDLSDNQLSGEVPPQLGKMESLIQVNVSHNHLHGSLPSTGAFLAINSSAVSGNDLCGGAETSALPPCKKVKNLNWWFYVACSLVALVLLAFAAFGFIFIRKRNNLELKRVENEDGFWELQFFDSNVSKSVTVDDITLSAKQVNGICRGNKSSANDFQFVVKEMNDVNSIPSSFWSEIKQLGKLQHPNLVNLIGTCRSDKNAYLVYEYIKGKLLSEILHELTWERRRQIAMGIAKALKFLHSYCSPSIIVGDMSPERVIVDGKDEPRLRLRLPGLLSTENKAFISSEYVAPETRESKDMSEKSDIYGFGLILIELLTGKSPADAEFGDQHQSMVEWARYCYSDCHLDMWVDPMIRPGHASDVNHNQIVETLNLALHCTAGDPTARPSATDVSKTLQSAFRITSCVSTLKLSSSV, from the exons ATGGCAAAAACAGGAGCTCAAGCAAGTCCAGTTGTAGTGTTCTCCATGTTCATGTTGTTCATAGTCTTGTTTTTCAGTTTTGTCGTGTCTGATAATGGTAAAGAAGTTGAGATTCTTCTGTCTTTCAAGTCTTCGATCTATGACCCTTCTGGTTTCCTTTCAAACTGGGATTCCTCAGCCACTTTTTGCCAGTGGCACGGCGTCACTTGCTATAATAATCTCTCTCATGTCGACAAACTGGATCTTTCTGCTAAAAACTTAACTGGTAAATTAGTTTCCTCCTCGATTTTCCATTTGCCTTTTATTCAAACTTTGAACATCTCCAACAATCAGTTTTACGGTGAAATTCCCGAAGATATattttcttcttcatcttcttcacttCGGTTTCTCAACCTTAGTAACAATAATTTCACCGGTCAAATACCAAGCGGTTCCATTCCTGGTCTCGAGGTATTGGATCTTTCAAACAATATGCTTTCCGGGAAAATCCCACCAGAAATCGGATCGTTTTATAGTCTAAAATTTCTTGATCTGGGTGGGAATTTTTTGGTTGGGGAAATTCCAGTCTCGATAACAAACATCACCAGTTTGCAGTTCTTGACTTTGGCTTCAAATCAATTAGTCGGCCCCATTCCACATGGATTAAGCAAAATGAAGAGCTTGGAGTGGATATACGTTGGCTACAACAATCTGTCGGGTCAAATTCCTGAAGAAATTGGTATGTTGACTTCCTTGAATCATCTTGATCTTGTCTACAACAATCTCACCGGTGAAATCCCATCATCCCTGGGGAATCTCAGCGACCTTCAGTATCTTTTCCTTTACCAAAACAAGCTTACAGGTTCGATTCCAGACTCCATTTTTGGACTCAAAAAGCTGGTTTCTCTCGATCTTAGTGATAATTCATTATCTGGTGAGATCTCTGAACTCGTAATTCACTTACAAAACTTGGAGATTCTTCATCTTTTCGGCAACATCTTTACGGGTAAAATCCCCAAGGCTTTAACCTCTTTGCCTCGTCTTCAAGTCCTTCAGCTTTGGTCCAACAGATTGTCAGGTGAGATTCCAGAAAGTCTTGGAAAGAATAATAATCTCACAATTCTCGACCTCTCAACAAATAATCTCACGGGTCGGATACCAGATGGACTTTGCAGTTCGGGTCGGCTTTTTAAGCTCATTCTTTTCTCAAATTCGCTTGAAAGTGCCATTCCAAAGAATTTGAGCACTTGCACGAGTTTGCAGCGACTAAGGCTTCAAAACAATCGTCTGTCAGGCGAGTTATCCTCGGAGTTCACGAAGCTGCCTCTCGTCTACTTCTTGGATGTCTCGAACAACGATCTCTCCGGCAACATTGGAGACCAAGAATGGGACATGCCGGCTCTTGAAATGTTGAGTTTGGCAGGAAACAGATTTTCCGGAAGGTTGCCTAACTCATTCGGGAGCCAAAAGATTGAGGACCTGGACTTGTCAGGGAACGGATTTTCAGGTACAATTCCACGTAGTTTCGGAAGTTTAACGGAGCTCATGCAATTCAGCCTATCTGGAAACAAGCTAATCGGTGAAATCCCCAAGGAATTATCTTCATGCAAGAAGCTCGTGAGTCTAGACTTGAGCCATAACCAACTCAGTGGCCAAATTCCATCAGGTTTCGCTGAAATGCCAGTTCTTAGTCAGCTTGACTTGTCGGACAATCAATTATCTGGTGAAGTTCCACCGCAGTTGGGGAAGATGGAATCACTGATTCAGGTGAATGTTTCTCACAACCATTTACATGGTAGTTTACCATCTACCGGGGCCTTTCTCGCTATAAATTCAAGTGCAGTTTCGGGTAATGATCTTTGTGGTGGAGCTGAAACGAGCGCTTTACCACCATGCAAGAAGGTTAAGAATCTGAATTGGTGGTTCTATGTTGCTTGCTCGCTCGTTGCTTTAGTTTTGCTTGCGTTTGCTGCTTTTGGCTTCATATTCATTCGAAAAAGAAACAATTTGGAGCTGAAGAGAGTGGAAAACGAAGATGGATTCTGGGAATTACAGTTCTTTGATTCCAACGTTTCAAAGTCAGTAACAGTCGATGATATTACACTCTCTGCAAAACAAGTAAATGGTATTTGCAGAGGCAATAAATCGTCTGCAAATGATTTCCAATTCGTGGTGAAAGAAATGAACGACGTCAACTCAATTCCATCGAGTTTTTGGTCTGAAATCAAACAACTCGGCAAGCTTCAGCATCCAAATCTTGTTAATCTGATCGGAACATGCCGGTCGGACAAGAATGCATATTTGGTTTACGAGTACATAAAAGGGAAACTTTTAAGTGAAATTCTTCACGAATTAACCTGGGAAAGACGGCGTCAAATCGCCATGGGGATTGCCAAAGCTCTAAAGTTTTTGCATTCTTACTGTTCACCAAGTATAATTGTGGGAGACATGTCGCCGGAGAGAGTTATCGTCGACGGAAAAGATGAACCTCGCCTACGATTAAGGCTTCCCGGGCTACTTTCAACGGAAAACAAAGCCTTCATTTCTTCGGAGTACGTTGCCCCAG AAACCAGAGAAAGCAAAGATATGAGTGAAAAGAGTGATATATATGGATTCGGCCTGATTCTGATAGAATTATTAACGGGGAAAAGCCCTGCGGATGCTGAATTTGGAGATCAGCACCAAAGCATGGTAGAGTGGGCCCGTTATTGCTACTCAGATTGTCATCTTGATATGTGGGTTGATCCCATGATCAGGCCAGGCCATGCATCCGACGTCAACCACAACCAGATTGTCGAAACCTTGAACCTAGCTCTCCATTGCACCGCGGGTGACCCCACCGCTCGCCCCTCCGCAACCGATGTATCCAAAACTCTACAGTCTGCTTTCAGAATAACTTCCTGTGTTTCAACCCTAAAGCTCTCTTCATCTGTTTAG
- the LOC108481060 gene encoding uncharacterized protein LOC108481060 isoform X2 produces MDKKRSNPMEWLNQMVGEPYYFFHFLSFFSYFIVRSSASNVLSPQITQLLFYREIQAVLAFFMLIAYKMAREETWEAFIADTLFVGKIFLIALTLIMDYHVTLWYFVVFSVIYVLTQQPPYEELGSASKLTPLQLEALLTEGNTSRFWLVEFRASFSSSCRRASRCFPELSIIYSNKNLSFGIVDLGLFPNAAEKFGISPGGSMGQLPTYILFENAIEVSRFPEFNFEATPTPPITKRLLARHFELDWHLLEYVNGK; encoded by the exons ATGGACAAGAAACGAAGTAATCCAATGGAGTGGTTGAATCAAATGGTAGGAGAGCCGTATTATTTCTTCCATTTCCTATCTTTCTTCTCTTATTTCATCGTTCGGAGCTCTGCTTCTAATGTCCTCTCCCCTCAAATCACTCAACTTCTCTTTTATAGG GAAATTCAAGCGGTTTTGGCCTTCTTTATGCTGATTGCATACAAG ATGGCAAGAGAAGAAACATGGGAGGCTTTCATTGCTGATACATTGTTTGTTGGAAAG ATCTTTCTAATTGCCCTTACTCTAATAATGGACTATCACGTGACTTTGTGGTATTTTGTGGTGTTTTCAG TGATATATGTTTTAACACAGCAACCTCCTTACGAAGAGCTTG GTTCTGCAAGTAAACTGACACCATTGCAATTGGAAGCCTTGCTAACTGAAGGGAACACATCAAGATTTTGGCTG GTAGAATTTCGTGCCTCATTTTCATCCAGTTGCAGACGTGCCAGTCGCTGCTTTCCCGAGCTGTCAATCAT ATACTCAAACAAAAATCTGTCATTCGGAATAGTTGACCTTGGACTTTTCCCAAATGCTGCAGAAAAATTCGGAATATCTCCTGGAG GGAGCATGGGACAGCTTCCTACATATATACTATTTGAAAACGCTATCGAGGTTTCACGCTTTCCCGAGTTCAATTTTGAAGCAACACCTACACCTCCTATAACCAAA CGGCTTCTTGCTCGCCATTTTGAACTTGACTGGCATCTCCTTGAATATGTAAATGGGAAATAG
- the LOC108481060 gene encoding uncharacterized protein LOC108481060 isoform X4, whose translation MDKKRSNPMEWLNQMVGEPYYFFHFLSFFSYFIVRSSASNVLSPQITQLLFYREIQAVLAFFMLIAYKMAREETWEAFIADTLFVGKIFLIALTLIMDYHVTLWYFVVFSVIYVLTQQPPYEELGSASKLTPLQLEALLTEGNTSRFWLVEFRASFSSSCRRASRCFPELSIIYSNKNLSFGIVDLGLFPNAAEKFGISPGGSMGQLPTYILFENAIECIVQDAKILTRFSNATTAASCSPF comes from the exons ATGGACAAGAAACGAAGTAATCCAATGGAGTGGTTGAATCAAATGGTAGGAGAGCCGTATTATTTCTTCCATTTCCTATCTTTCTTCTCTTATTTCATCGTTCGGAGCTCTGCTTCTAATGTCCTCTCCCCTCAAATCACTCAACTTCTCTTTTATAGG GAAATTCAAGCGGTTTTGGCCTTCTTTATGCTGATTGCATACAAG ATGGCAAGAGAAGAAACATGGGAGGCTTTCATTGCTGATACATTGTTTGTTGGAAAG ATCTTTCTAATTGCCCTTACTCTAATAATGGACTATCACGTGACTTTGTGGTATTTTGTGGTGTTTTCAG TGATATATGTTTTAACACAGCAACCTCCTTACGAAGAGCTTG GTTCTGCAAGTAAACTGACACCATTGCAATTGGAAGCCTTGCTAACTGAAGGGAACACATCAAGATTTTGGCTG GTAGAATTTCGTGCCTCATTTTCATCCAGTTGCAGACGTGCCAGTCGCTGCTTTCCCGAGCTGTCAATCAT ATACTCAAACAAAAATCTGTCATTCGGAATAGTTGACCTTGGACTTTTCCCAAATGCTGCAGAAAAATTCGGAATATCTCCTGGAG GGAGCATGGGACAGCTTCCTACATATATACTATTTGAAAACGCTATCGAG TGCATAGTACAAGATGCAAAGATACTTACTAGATTTTCTAATGCTACTACTG CGGCTTCTTGCTCGCCATTTTGA